GCACAACTCCAGGCTGAGGCCGGTGCCACCAGCGATCATCGTGAAGGTGTAAACGCCTTCCTCGAAAAAAGAAAACCCCAATTCACAGGTGCCTGAGTTATGAATAAGCAAACCATCATAGGTGTAGTCGGATCGGGTGCGATGGGCTCCGGAATTGCGCAGGTAGCCGCCACACAGGGTCACCAGGTCATGGTTGTGGACAAGCAACCGGAAATCCTGGAAAATGCGAAAGTAAAACTCAACGCAGTGTTGAATCGGTTGGTTGAAAAAGGGAAAATATCCTCAGATGAAGCAGCTGAAATAGAAGGTCGCATAACCTGGGTGACCAACATCGACGAACTGGAATCCTGTGGCTTCGTTATAGAAGCTGTTGTGGAAGACCTGAATGTCAAACAGGCCATCTTCAAACAATTGGATGTGATCGTGGCACCGGGAGCCATCCTTGCCAGTAACACCTCTTCCCTATCCATTACCTCTATCGCTGCTTCTTGCGAAAAACCGGAACGTGTGATTGGTGTGCATTTCTTCAACCCCGCACCCTTGATGCCGCTTGTTGAAATCATCCCGGCGGTACAAACAGACCCTGAGGTTGTCGCAGAAACAAAAACACTCGTGGACAGCTGGGCAAAAACCACGGTACTTGCCAGGGATACTCCGGGATTTATCGTCAACCGCATAGCCAGGCCGTTTTATGGAGAAGCCATCCGCATCTATGAAGAAGGCGTCGCGGAATACGCCGCCATTGACCATGCCTTGAGAACAAAAGGAGGCTTTCGCATGGGTCCGTTCGAGCTTATGGATTTCATCGGAAATGATGTGAATTATGCCGTAACGGAAACCGTTTTCAGAGAATTCTTCTATGACCCGAGGTACAAACCATCCTTCACCCAGAAGCGCATGGTGGAGGCAAAAAGACTGGGAAGGAAATCAGGAAAAGGGTATTACGACTATAGCAACGGGCGCCTCGTCCCAGACGTCGTTGTGGATGATGCCCTGTCCACATCCATCACGGAACGCGTAGTAGCCATGCTGATGAATGAAGCCATCGATGCCTTGTTCCTGGGCGTTGCTTCCCGGGATGACCTGGACCTGGCCATGACCAAAGGGGTGAACTATCCCAAGGGCCTGTTACGCTGGGCAGATGAATGGGGGCTGGAGAAAGTCCTGGACATCCTCGAAAAACTTCACCATGAATATGGCGAAGACCGTTACCGTCCAAGCCCTCTTTTGCGTCGCATGGCTGCTAACAAACAAACCTTT
This genomic interval from Flavobacteriales bacterium contains the following:
- a CDS encoding NAD(P)-binding domain-containing protein, giving the protein MNKQTIIGVVGSGAMGSGIAQVAATQGHQVMVVDKQPEILENAKVKLNAVLNRLVEKGKISSDEAAEIEGRITWVTNIDELESCGFVIEAVVEDLNVKQAIFKQLDVIVAPGAILASNTSSLSITSIAASCEKPERVIGVHFFNPAPLMPLVEIIPAVQTDPEVVAETKTLVDSWAKTTVLARDTPGFIVNRIARPFYGEAIRIYEEGVAEYAAIDHALRTKGGFRMGPFELMDFIGNDVNYAVTETVFREFFYDPRYKPSFTQKRMVEAKRLGRKSGKGYYDYSNGRLVPDVVVDDALSTSITERVVAMLMNEAIDALFLGVASRDDLDLAMTKGVNYPKGLLRWADEWGLEKVLDILEKLHHEYGEDRYRPSPLLRRMAANKQTFYP